The following are from one region of the Streptomyces decoyicus genome:
- the ssuE gene encoding NADPH-dependent FMN reductase, whose protein sequence is MATVLSVSGSPSATSRTARLLRQLDARLADEGHHVIPLDARKLPAEALLGADFGHPAIVEATELFARADGVVIGTPVYKAAYSGLLKSLLDLLPQYALTGKTVLPLATGGSTAHVLAIDYALRPVLSSMGAAHIVQGWFVLDRHLAVREDGSLAVDPGAREGLDHVLDQFSGALGRSPLLSVAS, encoded by the coding sequence ATGGCCACCGTTCTGTCCGTCTCCGGAAGTCCCTCCGCGACCTCGCGTACCGCCCGTCTGCTGCGTCAGCTGGACGCCCGGCTCGCCGACGAGGGGCACCACGTCATTCCGCTGGACGCCCGCAAACTGCCCGCCGAGGCCCTGCTGGGGGCCGATTTCGGCCATCCGGCGATTGTCGAGGCCACCGAACTGTTCGCCCGTGCCGACGGCGTCGTCATCGGCACGCCCGTCTACAAGGCCGCCTACTCCGGTCTGCTCAAGTCGCTGCTGGACCTGCTGCCGCAGTACGCGCTGACGGGCAAGACCGTGCTGCCGCTGGCGACCGGCGGCAGCACCGCCCACGTCCTGGCGATCGACTACGCGCTGCGGCCGGTGCTGTCATCCATGGGCGCCGCGCACATCGTCCAGGGCTGGTTCGTCCTCGACCGGCATCTGGCCGTACGGGAGGACGGCTCGCTGGCCGTCGACCCCGGGGCGCGGGAAGGGCTCGACCACGTTCTGGACCAGTTCTCCGGGGCGCTCGGGCGCAGCCCGTTGCTGTCCGTCGCGAGCTGA